Proteins encoded together in one Quercus lobata isolate SW786 chromosome 3, ValleyOak3.0 Primary Assembly, whole genome shotgun sequence window:
- the LOC115981488 gene encoding zinc finger protein GAI-ASSOCIATED FACTOR 1-like, which translates to MSNITGGEAGSFSSGNTGGEEVQQQDEQLNHYDPNNGSATQQQQQAPPAKKKRNLPGTPDPSAEVIALSPTTLMATNRFVCEICNKGFQRDQNLQLHRRGHNLPWKLKQRTTTEIRKRVYVCPESSCVHHNPARALGDLTGIKKHFCRKHGEKKWKCDKCSKKYAVQSDWKAHSKTCGTREYKCDCGTIFSRRDSFITHRAFCDALSEENNKAKQGLLSNMGQNLHGQVHPQLMSSIPINNNNNSNTTSGTSGFNQSDTKVPISLPQEVMSFPTNKPLNMVGSLFSGPRSISSSSPSLQLNTSSIFEGNGHQLAGLAAHMPATALLQKAAQMGATVSTSGMNCQIMQNNSFGTSMAPPSFSAIQPQNDQSFINQFIQKGQHGNSYENGMPDNLGMTNMGMLNGLLDQNSAILKNIKHDNSNSNSTVLHGGDSKAGLTSSTKDSNGSEDMMTLDFLGIGGGARHGNFYELQQQKQQEMGFEGISQRIQGLSHFQQQASMEKPMWEV; encoded by the exons ATGTCAAATATCACAGGTGGTGAGGCTGGGAGCTTCTCTTCTGGCAACACTGGTGGAGAGGAAGTTCAGCAACAAGATGAGCAACTCAATCACTATGACCCCAACAATGGTTCCGCCACCCAACAACAACAGCAAGCTCCACCtgctaagaagaaaagaaacctACCAGGAACACCAG ACCCAAGTGCTGAAGTCATTGCTTTATCACCAACCACCCTGATGGCCACAAACCGATTTGTGTGTGAAATTTGCAACAAGGGGTTCCAAAGGGACCAAAACCTTCAATTACATCGTCGAGGCCATAATCTGCCATGGAAGCTCAAGCAAAGAACAACCACTGAAATCAGGAAGAGGGTCTATGTTTGTCCAGAATCTTCATGTGTCCATCACAACCCGGCTCGAGCATTAGGCGATCTTACAGGAATTAAGAAACACTTTTGTAGAAAACATGGTGAGAAAAAATGGAAATGTGACAAATGTTCCAAGAAATATGCCGTGCAGTCTGATTGGAAAGCTCATTCAAAGACATGTGGTACAAGGGAATATAAATGTGACTGTGGCACCATCTTCTCCAG GAGAGATAGCTTCATCACACACAGAGCCTTCTGTGATGCCCTATCtgaagaaaacaacaaagcaaaGCAAGGACTATTGTCTAACATGGGACAAAACTTACATGGCCAAGTTCATCCCCAGCTCATGTCCTCAATAcccatcaacaacaacaataactccAACACAACGAGTGGAACATCCGGATTCAACCAATCTGATACTAAAGTACCAATATCTTTGCCCCAAGAAGTCATGTCCTTCCCTACAAATAAACCCTTGAACATGGTAGGAAGCCTCTTTAGCGGTCCAAGAAgcatttcttcttcctctccttCACTTCAACTCAACACGAGTTCCATTTTTGAAGGAAATGGACACCAATTGGCTGGCTTAGCTGCACACATGCCTGCCACAGCTTTGTTACAGAAAGCAGCACAAATGGGTGCAACTGTGAGTACTAGTGGCATGAACTGTCAAATAATGCAGAATAATAGCTTTGGTACAAGCATGGCACCACCATCATTTAGTGCAATTCAGCCTCAAAATGATCAATCATTCATAAACCAGTTCATCCAAAAAGGCCAACATGGAAATTCATATGAGAATGGCATGCCTGATAACCTGGGAATGACCAACATGGGAATGTTGAATGGTCTACTTGATCAAAACAGTGCAATATTAAAGAACATAAAGCATGACAATAGCAACAGTAATAGTACTGTATTGCATGGTGGAGATTCAAAAGCAGGGTTAACTAGCTCCACAAAAGATTCTAATGGGAGTGAGGATATGATGACATTGGATTTCTTGGGGATAGGAGGAGGAGCAAGACATGGAAATTTTTATGAACTACAGCAACAAAAGCAACAAGAAATGGGGTTTGAAGGAATTAGTCAAAGAATTCAGGGATTGAGTCACTTTCAGCAACAAGCATCAATGGAAAAACCCATGTGGGAGGTTTAA